From a region of the Desulfuromonas sp. genome:
- a CDS encoding rubrerythrin family protein — MADLKGSKTEGNLEEAFAGESQANRKYLAFAKKAEQEGHAQVAKLFRAAAEAETVHAHAHLRALEGIRSTRDNLLEAIGGETHEFTAMYPRMIEEAASEGFDVALRSFTFANKVEEVHAGLYQKALDALGSNAEVDYYVCKVCGHTLEGEPEGPCEICGAAKSAFNRID; from the coding sequence ATGGCGGATCTGAAGGGAAGCAAGACCGAGGGGAATCTCGAAGAGGCCTTTGCCGGCGAGTCCCAGGCCAATCGCAAGTACCTGGCTTTTGCCAAGAAGGCCGAGCAGGAAGGCCACGCCCAGGTGGCCAAGCTCTTCCGGGCGGCCGCCGAGGCCGAAACCGTCCACGCCCACGCCCACCTGAGGGCCCTGGAGGGCATCAGGTCCACCCGGGACAACCTTCTGGAGGCGATCGGCGGGGAGACCCACGAATTTACCGCCATGTACCCCCGGATGATCGAGGAGGCGGCGAGCGAAGGGTTCGACGTCGCCCTGAGGAGCTTCACCTTTGCCAACAAGGTGGAGGAGGTGCACGCGGGCCTCTACCAGAAGGCGCTCGACGCCCTGGGGAGCAACGCGGAGGTCGACTACTACGTCTGCAAGGTCTGCGGCCACACCCTCGAGGGCGAACCGGAGGGGCCCTGCGAGATCTGCGGAGCCGCCAAGAGCGCCTTCAACAGAATCGACTGA